One Echinicola strongylocentroti DNA window includes the following coding sequences:
- a CDS encoding RagB/SusD family nutrient uptake outer membrane protein, translating to MKIFDKIRWMLTFSIAMAITVGCESILEVEPESSVSESQFWNSEADANAGVAGIYDAMQGAYSRRYFLWGEMRSDNFDAFGSAENPESLELTSNNLTDQRSSYSSWGDFYQMILRANLAIENIPSIVGGNTDPLLGQAYALRAFVYFDLIRAYGDVPLYLDLISGVNDDIFRSKTSGTEIMNNVVIPDMLKAEELIPIPKDRFRFSLSSVYCLQAEVYMHLGEYALAKEALDKLEALGEFSLVTSPEAFHSLFRREPERSGISTPQETGPELIFSIVFNQDEEPGDGAIYSLFWPGVPSYVVSNELEEKWIETFPIDSASWVAKYPDYTPSTVDEETGATIYGDYHRYLQLIESIKDIGDRRYGKYNLSNYPGSEDDVDIVVYRYAGMLLLKAEAELQMGNSEEAVNLVNRVRSARDLPGISLADYQTTEELHDAILDERQFELLAEGKRWWDLIRTNKAVEIMGPINGQTSETLLFPIWFKHLVDNENLTQTPGY from the coding sequence ATGAAAATTTTCGATAAAATACGATGGATGTTGACCTTTTCAATAGCCATGGCCATTACTGTGGGCTGTGAGAGTATTTTGGAGGTGGAGCCAGAAAGTTCGGTTAGTGAGAGTCAGTTCTGGAACTCAGAAGCTGACGCCAATGCGGGCGTAGCAGGTATTTATGATGCCATGCAAGGAGCCTATAGTAGAAGGTACTTTTTATGGGGAGAGATGAGGTCAGATAATTTTGATGCCTTTGGCTCAGCAGAGAATCCAGAATCCTTGGAATTGACGTCAAACAACTTGACAGACCAAAGGTCCAGTTATTCAAGTTGGGGTGATTTTTATCAAATGATCTTGCGGGCCAACCTTGCGATAGAGAATATTCCGTCTATCGTTGGCGGGAATACAGATCCTCTTTTGGGACAGGCGTATGCCTTGCGGGCCTTTGTTTATTTTGACCTGATCAGGGCATATGGAGATGTTCCGTTATATCTTGATTTAATTTCTGGGGTCAATGATGATATTTTTAGGTCCAAAACGTCTGGAACGGAAATTATGAACAATGTTGTCATTCCCGATATGTTAAAGGCTGAGGAACTTATTCCCATTCCGAAAGATAGGTTTAGGTTCTCACTGTCAAGTGTTTATTGTTTACAGGCCGAAGTATATATGCACTTAGGGGAATATGCCCTGGCCAAAGAAGCCCTTGACAAATTAGAGGCTTTGGGTGAGTTCAGCTTAGTGACCAGCCCAGAGGCATTTCATTCTCTGTTTAGAAGAGAACCGGAAAGGTCGGGGATTTCTACTCCCCAAGAAACGGGGCCAGAATTGATCTTCTCCATCGTCTTTAACCAAGACGAAGAACCAGGTGATGGAGCGATTTATTCATTGTTTTGGCCCGGGGTGCCCAGTTATGTGGTCTCTAACGAACTGGAAGAAAAATGGATAGAAACTTTCCCGATAGACTCGGCTTCTTGGGTGGCAAAATACCCTGATTACACCCCTTCTACGGTAGATGAAGAAACTGGTGCTACCATATACGGCGATTACCATAGGTACTTACAGTTGATAGAGAGCATTAAAGATATTGGGGATAGGAGATATGGGAAATACAATTTAAGTAATTATCCCGGCTCTGAGGATGATGTAGATATCGTTGTCTATAGGTATGCAGGGATGCTCCTGCTCAAAGCGGAGGCAGAACTACAGATGGGCAATAGTGAAGAGGCCGTCAACTTGGTCAACAGGGTCAGGAGTGCCCGGGATTTACCTGGAATTTCGCTTGCTGATTACCAGACCACGGAAGAGCTTCACGACGCAATCCTAGATGAACGTCAGTTTGAGCTCCTCGCTGAAGGCAAAAGGTGGTGGGACCTGATCAGGACCAACAAAGCAGTAGAGATCATGGGCCCGATTAACGGCCAGACCTCGGAGACTCTTTTGTTTCCTATTTGGTTTAAGCATCTAGTGGACAATGAAAACCTGACGCAAACACCAGGGTATTAA
- a CDS encoding fasciclin domain-containing protein codes for MKIFIKKSINIIVVGAMMLFAASCDLALQEKWEYVPEPFGNRPTGMTAYDWMLMINGDTTYNDDDGLPQFQFMLDAIERAGVFELYNNPDAQQTYFLLRNSAFNGGGQLIANMTGDSENPLDSISPDRLAHALKYHIIDETMSQTDIPKNDFHLYYQSLIPGDTGVVEINKRLFNQEIRINASIARVGGGTTPTTMPSSSKGATVVLHNFIFTNGIGHQLNGYVRYQPF; via the coding sequence ATGAAGATATTCATAAAAAAATCAATAAATATAATTGTGGTAGGTGCAATGATGTTGTTCGCAGCGAGTTGTGACTTAGCGCTACAGGAGAAGTGGGAGTATGTGCCCGAACCATTTGGAAACCGTCCGACAGGTATGACGGCCTATGATTGGATGCTGATGATCAATGGTGATACCACCTATAACGATGACGATGGCTTGCCTCAGTTCCAGTTTATGCTGGATGCCATTGAACGTGCAGGGGTGTTTGAATTATACAATAATCCTGATGCACAGCAAACGTATTTTTTATTGAGAAATAGTGCCTTTAATGGCGGTGGCCAATTGATCGCAAATATGACAGGAGATAGTGAAAATCCACTGGACTCGATAAGTCCGGACCGATTGGCACATGCCCTCAAATACCATATTATAGATGAGACAATGAGCCAAACTGATATCCCGAAGAATGATTTTCATCTTTATTATCAGTCCCTTATCCCTGGGGATACCGGGGTAGTGGAGATAAACAAAAGGCTTTTTAATCAAGAGATCCGGATTAATGCCAGTATTGCAAGAGTAGGAGGAGGGACTACCCCGACCACTATGCCGAGTTCATCAAAAGGAGCTACAGTAGTCTTACATAACTTTATATTCACCAATGGGATTGGTCATCAACTTAACGGATACGTGAGGTACCAACCTTTCTAA